In a genomic window of Actinomadura rubteroloni:
- a CDS encoding serine/threonine-protein kinase — protein MVEPAPLGPGDPVRLGDFRILGRLGAGGQGTVYLGRAEGGGPPVAVKLLHAELLGDATARARFVRELALLQRVAGFCTAQVLDADLAGDRPYIVSEYVPGPSLRDLVRSAGPRTGGDLDRLAVGTATALAAIHRAGVVHRDLKPRNVLLGPDGPRVIDFGVARFLDAGSTVTGPLVGTLAYMAPEQLDGGTAGPAADMFAWAATLLFAASGRDAFAGGPLPAVMYRIKHETPDLGPLPGPVADFAAACLAKDPRERPDAETVLLGLLGDLGPSRTTPAAHAAPGTVPPAFGRSNPARTPTTPPPPAAQNLGPAPTAPPASHSAPAPNQPAAPNALPAPNPAAAPNTPAAPSAPAAPNALPAPNAAPAPNAAPAPNVVPARDTEAAPNAAPAPNAAPARDAASAANAVSARDAEVAPNAASAPDAPPAMPAPAAVVTPEAELPTRDASFESNAAPAPAVPPARDAVPARDGVPAPGAAPVPEALPTGDASSASNAVPAPDAVPARDAVPARDAVPARDAVPARDAVPAPCGGPAWEGGAAPGAASARDVELAPDGEAVPGAFSAPSDARARRGNVARSGEGAPRAASAPDHGYGPNGVPAPRSEAAPGGEAAPDAGSALDPGAARDAVPALETASAPGAAPAAHAASARSGAPAPGGGGVPAREAASAGPVPDSVLEPASPSSAAAAPGAAPAAHAPAAHAADGRGGAPASGGEGAPGFAPQAAAGCAPDSGPAGASPSAERGGASAPVSAYASGAPPHAASGGAPGAAPTPHDADVPEGGTVPYATGAPDGQSAPPHEGGGAWDGIYRGPERRRARGGRLGARPPLRSASAPPPAPAPTRGPSSAPAPARGPAFAPGRVPVIARPRHRRPARGLPRSRAAAAGLALAAGLAVADLGAGLIGGLVDGPVARTAADVTATGLGTTVVMMLAFVTLVAVPVAWQGIRAAAWAAAAARLARLVLWALFGAAETTATTVYTALTTVAVMLLARALNRRARRTP, from the coding sequence ATGGTCGAACCGGCCCCTCTCGGCCCCGGCGATCCCGTGCGGCTGGGCGATTTCCGGATCCTCGGCCGGCTCGGGGCGGGCGGTCAGGGCACCGTGTACCTCGGCCGGGCCGAGGGCGGCGGACCGCCCGTCGCCGTCAAGCTGCTGCACGCCGAACTGCTCGGCGACGCGACCGCCCGTGCCCGGTTCGTCCGGGAACTGGCGTTGCTGCAGCGCGTCGCGGGATTCTGCACGGCGCAGGTCCTCGACGCCGACCTCGCGGGGGACCGGCCCTACATCGTCAGCGAATACGTGCCGGGCCCGTCGCTGCGGGACCTCGTCCGGTCGGCCGGACCCCGGACCGGCGGGGACCTCGACCGGCTCGCCGTCGGCACCGCGACCGCGCTCGCCGCCATCCACCGCGCCGGGGTCGTCCACCGCGACCTGAAACCGCGCAACGTCCTGCTCGGCCCGGACGGTCCGCGCGTGATCGACTTCGGCGTCGCCCGCTTCCTGGACGCCGGATCGACCGTCACCGGCCCGCTCGTCGGCACCCTCGCCTACATGGCCCCCGAACAACTCGACGGCGGCACCGCCGGACCCGCCGCCGACATGTTCGCCTGGGCCGCGACGCTCCTGTTCGCCGCGTCCGGCCGGGACGCCTTCGCGGGCGGCCCACTGCCCGCCGTCATGTACCGGATCAAGCACGAGACACCGGACCTCGGCCCGCTGCCCGGCCCGGTCGCCGACTTCGCCGCCGCCTGCCTCGCCAAGGACCCGCGCGAGCGCCCCGACGCCGAAACCGTCCTGCTCGGCCTGCTCGGCGACCTGGGCCCGTCCCGCACAACCCCCGCAGCCCACGCCGCGCCGGGCACCGTCCCACCCGCCTTCGGCCGCTCCAACCCCGCCCGAACCCCCACCACCCCACCACCGCCCGCCGCCCAAAACCTCGGCCCCGCACCAACCGCACCACCCGCATCACACAGCGCGCCCGCACCCAACCAGCCCGCCGCACCCAACGCGCTGCCAGCACCGAATCCGGCCGCCGCACCCAACACGCCCGCCGCGCCGAGCGCGCCCGCCGCGCCCAACGCGCTTCCTGCTCCGAACGCGGCCCCGGCACCCAACGCCGCGCCCGCACCCAACGTTGTTCCCGCTCGGGACACGGAGGCTGCGCCCAACGCGGCTCCCGCTCCGAACGCGGCTCCCGCGCGCGACGCGGCTTCCGCTGCGAACGCCGTTTCCGCGCGGGACGCGGAGGTTGCCCCCAACGCGGCCTCCGCGCCGGACGCGCCGCCCGCGATGCCTGCACCGGCCGCGGTGGTTACGCCGGAGGCGGAGCTGCCTACGCGGGACGCGTCCTTCGAGTCCAACGCGGCGCCCGCGCCAGCCGTGCCGCCCGCGCGGGACGCGGTGCCCGCGCGGGACGGGGTGCCTGCACCGGGCGCGGCGCCTGTACCGGAGGCGCTGCCTACGGGCGACGCGTCCTCCGCGTCCAACGCGGTGCCTGCGCCCGACGCGGTGCCTGCGCGGGACGCGGTGCCTGCGCGGGACGCGGTGCCTGCGCGGGACGCGGTGCCTGCGCGGGACGCGGTGCCTGCGCCGTGCGGCGGGCCTGCGTGGGAGGGCGGTGCTGCGCCCGGCGCTGCGTCCGCGCGGGACGTAGAGCTTGCGCCGGACGGTGAGGCCGTGCCGGGCGCTTTTTCTGCGCCGAGCGATGCGCGTGCGCGTCGTGGCAATGTCGCGCGGAGCGGTGAGGGTGCGCCGCGCGCGGCATCTGCGCCGGATCACGGATACGGCCCGAACGGCGTGCCCGCGCCGCGCAGCGAGGCGGCGCCGGGCGGTGAGGCGGCGCCGGACGCGGGGTCCGCGCTCGATCCCGGGGCTGCGCGGGACGCCGTCCCGGCGCTCGAAACTGCGTCCGCGCCGGGTGCCGCGCCTGCTGCGCACGCCGCGTCGGCGCGCAGCGGGGCGCCTGCGCCGGGCGGTGGGGGTGTGCCCGCGCGCGAGGCGGCGTCCGCTGGTCCTGTGCCTGACTCTGTCCTTGAGCCCGCGTCGCCGTCAAGCGCCGCGGCCGCGCCGGGTGCGGCGCCTGCCGCGCACGCGCCTGCCGCGCACGCGGCGGACGGGCGCGGTGGGGCGCCCGCGTCGGGTGGCGAGGGCGCGCCGGGTTTTGCGCCGCAGGCGGCTGCTGGTTGTGCGCCTGACTCTGGTCCTGCGGGCGCGTCGCCGTCGGCCGAGCGGGGCGGCGCGTCGGCGCCCGTCTCCGCGTACGCGTCCGGCGCGCCGCCGCATGCCGCATCCGGCGGGGCTCCGGGCGCTGCGCCGACGCCGCACGACGCGGACGTGCCGGAGGGCGGGACTGTGCCGTACGCGACGGGTGCGCCGGACGGTCAGTCGGCGCCTCCGCATGAGGGCGGGGGCGCGTGGGACGGGATCTATCGCGGGCCGGAACGGCGGCGGGCTCGCGGCGGGCGGCTCGGCGCCCGGCCGCCGCTGCGGAGCGCGTCCGCGCCTCCGCCCGCGCCCGCGCCGACGCGTGGGCCTTCGTCCGCGCCTGCGCCTGCGCGTGGACCTGCGTTTGCGCCTGGGCGCGTGCCCGTGATCGCTCGGCCGCGGCATCGGCGGCCGGCGCGTGGGTTGCCGCGGTCGCGGGCGGCTGCCGCCGGGCTGGCGCTCGCCGCCGGGCTGGCCGTCGCGGATCTCGGCGCGGGGCTGATCGGCGGGCTCGTCGACGGGCCGGTGGCGCGTACGGCCGCCGATGTGACCGCGACCGGGCTCGGCACCACCGTGGTGATGATGCTCGCGTTCGTCACGCTGGTCGCGGTGCCGGTGGCGTGGCAGGGAATCCGCGCCGCCGCGTGGGCGGCTGCCGCCGCGCGTCTCGCGCGGCTCGTCCTGTGGGCGCTGTTCGGCGCAGCCGAGACGACCGCGACGACCGTCTACACCGCGCTGACCACCGTCGCCGTCATGCTGCTCGCACGTGCGCTCAACCGTCGCGCCCGGCGAACGCCGTGA
- a CDS encoding VWA domain-containing protein yields the protein MTDVPDTERLRRWRLVLGGDDDGTGATLTGDDARMDAALHKLYGSRPGGRGGRRGAGLGDSAPSVARWLGDVRTYFPTPVVRVMQRDAIERLDLTRLLLEPEMLDAVEPDVHLVGTLLSLHRLLPDRARESARAVVARVVADLERRLAQRTRSALGGALDRTARTPRPRRPAEIDWGATIRANLRNYLPEHNTVIPERLIAYGRRQQAIKRDVILAVDQSGSMAASLVYASVFGAVLASLRSLRTSLVVFDTSVVDLTPDLHDPVEVLFGARLGGGTDINRAVAYCSSLVDRPDDTILVLVSDLYEGGVRDELLRRVARLTASGVTVIALLALSDDGAPAYDAENAAALAALGVPAFACTPDRFPDLMAAAVERRDLTPFASHNT from the coding sequence ATGACCGACGTTCCCGACACCGAACGGCTGCGCCGCTGGCGGCTCGTCCTCGGGGGTGACGACGACGGCACCGGCGCGACGCTGACCGGCGACGACGCCCGGATGGACGCCGCGCTGCACAAGCTCTACGGGTCCCGTCCCGGCGGGCGCGGCGGCCGGCGCGGCGCGGGCCTCGGCGACTCGGCGCCGTCGGTCGCGCGATGGCTCGGGGACGTCCGGACCTATTTCCCGACGCCGGTCGTCCGGGTGATGCAGCGGGACGCGATCGAACGCCTCGACCTCACCCGCCTGCTGCTCGAACCGGAGATGCTGGACGCCGTCGAACCCGACGTCCATCTCGTCGGCACGCTGCTGTCCCTGCACCGCCTCCTGCCCGACCGGGCGCGCGAGTCGGCGCGGGCCGTGGTGGCGCGGGTCGTCGCCGACCTCGAACGACGGCTCGCGCAGCGCACCCGCTCCGCGCTCGGCGGCGCGCTGGACCGGACGGCCCGCACGCCCCGCCCGCGCCGTCCCGCCGAGATCGACTGGGGCGCGACGATCCGCGCGAACCTGCGCAACTACCTGCCCGAACACAACACCGTGATCCCCGAACGGCTGATCGCCTACGGACGGCGCCAGCAGGCGATCAAACGGGACGTCATCCTCGCCGTGGACCAGAGCGGCTCGATGGCGGCGTCCCTGGTATACGCCTCCGTGTTCGGCGCGGTGCTGGCGTCGCTGCGTTCCCTGCGGACGTCGCTGGTCGTGTTCGACACGTCCGTCGTGGACCTCACCCCGGACCTGCACGACCCGGTAGAAGTCCTGTTCGGCGCGCGGCTGGGCGGGGGCACCGACATCAACCGCGCCGTCGCGTACTGCTCGTCCCTGGTCGACCGCCCCGACGACACGATTCTCGTCCTGGTCAGCGACCTGTACGAGGGCGGCGTCCGCGACGAACTGCTGCGACGCGTGGCCCGCCTGACCGCGTCCGGCGTCACGGTGATCGCCCTCCTGGCCCTCTCCGACGACGGCGCCCCCGCCTACGACGCCGAAAACGCGGCAGCCCTGGCGGCCCTGGGAGTCCCCGCCTTCGCCTGCACCCCGGACCGCTTCCCCGACCTGATGGCGGCGGCAGTAGAACGCCGCGACCTCACACCGTTCGCCAGCCACAACACCTGA
- a CDS encoding DUF5682 family protein — MTSPAVLEPDAAQAVVEVYGVRHHGPGSARAVRRALAAFAPDAVLIEGPPEADALVALAADPDMAPPVALLAYAEGAEPGRRALFWPFAEFSPEWQALRYAAGAGVPVRFCDLPAAHRLAHEEEPGDASDPRVDPLATLAEAAGYDDAERWWDDVVEHRVDGPSPFPAIAEAMAELRGPVTPGAVSGREACREAFMRRTLRRARRDGFRRIAVVCGAWHVPALLAGIPAAHDDRTLRGLPRAKVALTWVPWTHGRLAGWSGYGAGVRSPGWYHHLFTAPDRPVERWLTAAARVLRAEDLHVSSADVIEAVRLAEALAALRGRPLAGLDEVTEAVRAVLCGGADEPVALVAQRLVVGERLGAVPDATPMVPLQRDLVAAQRRLRLKPSAEDKDLDLDLRVPNDLERSRLLHRLRLLDVEWGVPDTGASRSRGTFREAWTVRWRPEFDVRLIEAGVWGTTVADAAAARARDLAVHADSLADLTALAERCLLADLGAALPDVMRVLADRAAVEPGTAHLMAALPALVRALRYGDVRGTDPAPLRTVVDGLAVRIRVGLPRAATGLDDDAARALLAGIGAVHEALSLLGDDAAGHRDAWLGALTDLLGRPGLHGLIDGRVTRLLLDTGRLPDASGRMARAVSSGAPADRAAAWIEGFLADGGVVLVHDDALLGLLDEWLAGLPAETFGTVLPLLRRTFGGYGSAERRAIGERVRRPGRTAGPGSGDVPDPSRADPAAATVLRILGWEAPA, encoded by the coding sequence GTGACCAGCCCGGCGGTCCTCGAACCGGACGCCGCGCAGGCCGTCGTGGAGGTGTACGGGGTCCGGCACCACGGGCCGGGGTCGGCGCGCGCGGTGCGCCGGGCGCTGGCGGCGTTCGCGCCGGACGCGGTGCTGATCGAGGGGCCGCCGGAGGCCGACGCGCTCGTCGCGCTCGCCGCCGATCCGGACATGGCGCCGCCGGTCGCGCTGCTGGCCTACGCCGAGGGCGCCGAGCCGGGCCGCCGCGCGCTGTTCTGGCCGTTCGCCGAGTTCAGCCCGGAATGGCAGGCCCTGCGGTACGCGGCCGGCGCGGGCGTGCCGGTCCGGTTCTGCGACCTGCCCGCCGCGCACCGGCTCGCGCACGAGGAAGAACCAGGCGACGCGTCGGATCCGCGCGTCGACCCGCTGGCGACGCTCGCCGAGGCCGCCGGCTACGACGACGCCGAGCGCTGGTGGGACGACGTGGTGGAGCACCGCGTGGACGGCCCGTCCCCCTTCCCGGCGATCGCCGAGGCGATGGCCGAGCTGCGCGGCCCCGTCACGCCGGGCGCCGTGTCCGGCCGGGAGGCGTGCCGCGAGGCGTTCATGCGGCGGACGCTGCGCCGCGCCCGCCGCGACGGGTTCCGCCGGATCGCGGTGGTGTGCGGGGCGTGGCACGTCCCGGCGCTGCTGGCGGGGATCCCCGCCGCCCACGACGACCGGACGCTGCGCGGCCTGCCCCGCGCGAAGGTCGCGCTGACCTGGGTGCCGTGGACGCACGGGCGGCTCGCGGGCTGGTCCGGCTACGGCGCGGGCGTCCGCTCCCCCGGCTGGTACCACCACCTGTTCACCGCGCCGGACCGTCCGGTCGAGCGGTGGCTGACGGCGGCGGCGCGGGTGCTGCGCGCGGAGGACCTGCACGTCTCGTCGGCGGACGTCATCGAGGCGGTGCGGCTGGCAGAGGCCCTCGCGGCGCTGCGCGGCCGTCCGCTGGCCGGGCTGGACGAGGTGACCGAGGCCGTCCGGGCGGTGCTGTGCGGGGGCGCGGACGAGCCGGTCGCCCTGGTCGCGCAGCGGCTGGTCGTCGGGGAGCGGCTCGGCGCGGTGCCGGACGCGACGCCGATGGTCCCGCTCCAGCGCGACCTGGTGGCGGCGCAGCGGCGGCTGCGGCTGAAGCCGTCGGCGGAGGACAAGGACCTCGACCTGGACCTGCGCGTCCCGAACGACCTGGAGCGCAGCCGCCTGCTGCACCGGCTGCGGCTGCTGGACGTGGAGTGGGGCGTCCCCGACACCGGCGCGAGCCGGTCGCGCGGCACGTTCCGGGAGGCGTGGACGGTCCGCTGGCGGCCCGAGTTCGACGTCCGGCTGATCGAGGCCGGGGTGTGGGGCACGACCGTGGCGGACGCGGCGGCGGCCCGCGCCCGCGACCTCGCCGTCCACGCCGACTCCCTCGCCGACCTGACGGCGCTCGCCGAACGGTGCCTGCTCGCCGACCTCGGCGCCGCGCTGCCGGACGTGATGCGCGTCCTCGCCGACCGCGCCGCCGTCGAGCCGGGCACCGCGCACCTGATGGCGGCGCTGCCCGCGCTGGTGCGGGCGCTGCGGTACGGCGACGTGCGCGGCACCGACCCCGCGCCGCTGCGCACGGTCGTGGACGGCCTCGCCGTGCGGATCCGCGTCGGCCTGCCGCGCGCCGCGACCGGCCTGGACGACGACGCGGCCCGCGCGCTGCTCGCCGGGATCGGGGCCGTCCACGAGGCGCTGTCCCTGCTCGGCGACGACGCGGCCGGGCACCGCGACGCCTGGCTCGGCGCGCTCACCGACCTGCTCGGGCGGCCGGGCCTGCACGGGCTGATCGACGGGCGCGTCACGCGGCTGCTGCTCGACACGGGCCGGCTGCCGGACGCATCGGGGCGCATGGCCCGCGCGGTGTCGTCCGGCGCGCCCGCCGACCGCGCCGCCGCGTGGATCGAGGGGTTCCTCGCAGACGGCGGGGTGGTGCTCGTCCACGACGACGCGCTGCTCGGGCTGCTGGACGAGTGGCTCGCCGGGCTGCCCGCCGAGACGTTCGGGACCGTCCTGCCGCTGCTGCGCCGCACGTTCGGCGGCTACGGGTCGGCGGAGCGGCGGGCGATCGGCGAGCGGGTGCGGCGTCCGGGCCGGACCGCGGGGCCGGGCTCCGGGGACGTCCCCGATCCGTCGCGCGCCGACCCCGCCGCCGCGACCGTCCTGCGCATCCTCGGCTGGGAGGCCCCCGCATGA
- a CDS encoding ATP-binding protein, which produces MTDVLRPHAEQEFAAELALLAEHDDRPRPPGWKLSPWAVTAYLLGGELPGGAVVSPKYVGPRRLVEVAVATLATDRALLLLGVPGTAKTWVSEHLAAAISGDSTLLVQGTAGTSEEAVRYGWNYARLLAEGPSAAALVESPLLRAMRRGAVARVEELTRMPGDVQDALITMLSEKTLPVPELNTEVQARPGFTVIATANDRDRGVNELSSALRRRFNTVVLPLPETVEDEVAIVARRVEQLGTALELPAAPAGLAEIRRVVTVFRELRSGHSADGRTTLKVPSGTLSTAEAISVVTGGLALAAHFGDGTLRPSDVAAGIVGAVVQDPSADAVAWQEYLETVVRTRPEWSDFYRACRELA; this is translated from the coding sequence GTGACCGACGTCCTGCGGCCGCACGCCGAACAGGAGTTCGCCGCCGAACTCGCCCTGCTCGCCGAGCACGACGACCGGCCGCGCCCGCCCGGCTGGAAATTGTCGCCGTGGGCCGTCACCGCCTACCTGCTCGGCGGCGAACTGCCGGGCGGCGCGGTGGTCAGCCCGAAGTACGTGGGGCCGCGCCGGCTGGTGGAGGTCGCCGTCGCGACGCTCGCGACCGACCGCGCGCTGCTGCTGCTCGGCGTGCCGGGCACCGCGAAGACGTGGGTGTCGGAGCATCTGGCCGCCGCGATCAGCGGCGACTCGACGCTGCTGGTCCAGGGGACGGCCGGGACGTCGGAGGAGGCCGTCCGGTACGGGTGGAACTACGCGCGGCTGCTCGCCGAGGGCCCGTCGGCGGCGGCGCTGGTGGAGAGCCCGCTGCTGCGCGCGATGCGGCGCGGCGCGGTCGCGCGCGTCGAGGAGCTGACCCGGATGCCGGGCGACGTCCAGGACGCGCTGATCACCATGCTGTCGGAGAAGACGCTGCCCGTCCCGGAACTGAACACCGAGGTGCAGGCGCGGCCGGGCTTCACGGTCATCGCGACCGCCAACGACCGGGACCGGGGCGTGAACGAGCTGTCGAGCGCGCTGCGCCGCCGGTTCAACACGGTCGTGCTGCCGCTGCCGGAGACCGTCGAGGACGAGGTCGCGATCGTCGCGCGGCGCGTCGAGCAGCTCGGGACGGCGCTGGAGCTGCCCGCCGCGCCCGCCGGGCTGGCCGAGATCCGGCGCGTCGTCACGGTGTTCCGCGAGCTGCGGTCGGGCCACTCGGCGGACGGCCGGACGACGCTGAAGGTCCCGAGCGGCACGCTGAGCACCGCCGAGGCGATCTCGGTGGTGACGGGCGGGCTCGCGCTCGCGGCGCACTTCGGGGACGGGACGCTGCGCCCGTCCGACGTCGCGGCCGGGATCGTCGGCGCGGTCGTGCAGGACCCGTCCGCCGACGCGGTCGCGTGGCAGGAGTACCTGGAGACGGTCGTGCGGACGCGCCCGGAGTGGAGCGACTTCTACCGGGCCTGCCGGGAACTGGCGTGA
- a CDS encoding DUF5691 domain-containing protein: MWDEHVGAALLGTARRVPPVLAGAPAGGDPAGRLLDQAAVLAVRRRAGVRPGRGGVDPVAPAPAEELPVVPADAADRLDDLLAGRRTALLPEWLRLAAARGLRAPARAVPHLLDLGRERAHRDLRGDLAAVVGRRGVWLALQNPRWAYVIALAADPGTDDPGVWSTGTREQRVAHLARSRRADPDRARAELAAVWRGERAPDRAEFAAALATGLSAADEEFLEAALDDRAGEVRATAAALLAQLPGSALGARMAVRARGCVRPERRTLRGRAQTWIAVTPPAEHDEGMARDGVPFHPEGSFAPGRTPAPQQAWLREILARTPLATWPDVFALPPAEILALPVTSGAEPGRGARDVHLGLARAALWQRDAVWARALLDGGVLLDAPAVLADLAGVLPPAERAGAAAGLVRWIADPKVLAEQVLARLPSPWTGDLAATVAGTIATLLDRPAGTANTALRALARDAGHRLDPALADRYADRFAGLGTPETVTVRDALVATLRYRHAMVKELHP, encoded by the coding sequence GTGTGGGACGAGCATGTCGGGGCGGCGCTGCTCGGGACGGCGCGGCGTGTTCCGCCCGTCCTGGCGGGGGCGCCCGCGGGCGGGGATCCGGCGGGGCGGCTGCTCGACCAGGCGGCCGTGCTCGCGGTGCGGCGGCGGGCCGGGGTCCGGCCGGGGCGCGGCGGCGTCGATCCGGTCGCGCCCGCGCCGGCCGAGGAGTTGCCGGTCGTGCCGGCGGACGCGGCGGACCGGCTGGACGACCTGCTCGCGGGGCGCCGCACCGCGTTGCTGCCGGAGTGGCTGCGGCTGGCGGCGGCGCGGGGGCTGCGGGCGCCCGCGCGGGCCGTCCCGCACCTGCTCGACCTCGGCCGCGAGCGCGCCCACCGGGACCTGCGCGGCGACCTCGCGGCCGTCGTCGGGCGGCGCGGCGTGTGGCTGGCGCTCCAGAACCCGCGCTGGGCGTACGTCATCGCGCTCGCCGCCGATCCCGGCACCGACGACCCGGGCGTCTGGTCCACCGGCACGCGCGAGCAGCGCGTCGCCCACCTCGCCCGGTCGCGCCGCGCCGATCCGGACCGGGCGCGCGCGGAACTCGCGGCGGTGTGGCGCGGCGAGCGCGCCCCCGACCGCGCCGAGTTCGCCGCCGCGCTCGCGACCGGGCTGTCGGCGGCCGACGAGGAGTTCCTGGAGGCCGCGCTGGACGACCGGGCGGGCGAGGTCCGCGCGACGGCGGCGGCGCTGCTGGCGCAGTTGCCCGGCTCGGCGCTCGGCGCGCGGATGGCGGTGCGGGCGCGCGGATGCGTCCGGCCCGAACGCCGCACCCTGCGCGGACGCGCCCAGACGTGGATCGCGGTCACGCCGCCCGCCGAGCACGACGAGGGCATGGCCCGCGACGGCGTCCCGTTCCACCCCGAGGGGTCGTTCGCGCCGGGCCGCACGCCGGCGCCCCAGCAGGCGTGGCTGCGCGAGATCCTGGCCCGCACCCCGCTCGCGACCTGGCCGGACGTGTTCGCCCTGCCGCCCGCCGAGATCCTCGCGCTGCCCGTCACCAGCGGCGCCGAGCCCGGCCGGGGCGCCCGCGACGTCCATCTCGGGCTGGCCCGCGCGGCGCTGTGGCAGCGCGACGCGGTGTGGGCGCGGGCCCTGCTGGACGGCGGCGTGCTGCTGGACGCCCCCGCCGTCCTCGCCGACCTGGCCGGGGTGCTGCCGCCCGCCGAACGGGCCGGGGCCGCGGCCGGGCTCGTCCGCTGGATCGCCGACCCGAAGGTGCTGGCCGAGCAGGTCCTCGCGCGGCTGCCGTCCCCCTGGACGGGCGACCTCGCCGCGACGGTGGCGGGCACGATCGCGACCCTGCTGGACCGTCCGGCCGGGACGGCGAACACCGCCCTGCGCGCCCTCGCCCGCGACGCCGGGCACCGCCTGGACCCGGCCCTGGCCGACCGCTACGCCGACCGTTTCGCCGGGCTCGGCACCCCCGAGACCGTGACCGTCCGGGACGCGCTCGTCGCGACCCTGCGCTACCGCCACGCCATGGTGAAGGAGCTTCATCCGTGA
- a CDS encoding SWIM zinc finger family protein produces MDERRERRERRVAAGLDDLDRWLRDRVARGLAAEDAGQFDEPARRLVDAQAGALAGQVRGLSSVPHGPERPGALLAEYALLRLLVHAHRRPDLPAPLRATVRSRIGFTVPREDVLSDGERVRDRWCVVGVRDSAQEQLTTRRAWLRGRGGRSALVLSFAPPGRPLDDSLTAGTELDAELAFFPGAAPLRALVAERHGEPVPAVPDGTTIAGFLTEHAAALAADPWTDRWPAVLADVRLARPADDGLAAMDAAGDVLPLRTPDPWPLLAVSGGEPVTLAGEWTPRGLHPLAAWHPTEGPVIL; encoded by the coding sequence GTGGACGAGCGACGGGAGCGCCGCGAGCGGCGCGTGGCCGCCGGGCTGGACGATCTGGACCGCTGGCTGCGCGACCGCGTGGCCCGGGGCCTCGCGGCCGAGGACGCCGGGCAGTTCGACGAGCCCGCGCGGCGGCTGGTGGACGCGCAGGCGGGCGCGCTGGCCGGGCAGGTGCGCGGGCTCTCCTCCGTCCCGCACGGCCCGGAACGGCCGGGCGCGCTGCTCGCCGAGTACGCGCTGCTGCGGCTGCTCGTCCACGCCCACCGGCGGCCGGACCTGCCCGCGCCGCTGCGCGCGACCGTCCGCTCCCGGATCGGTTTCACGGTGCCGCGCGAGGACGTGCTGTCGGACGGCGAACGCGTCCGCGACCGGTGGTGCGTCGTGGGCGTCCGCGACAGCGCGCAGGAACAGCTCACCACCCGCCGCGCCTGGCTGCGGGGACGCGGCGGACGGTCGGCGCTGGTGCTCTCCTTCGCCCCGCCGGGCCGTCCGCTGGACGACTCCCTGACGGCGGGCACCGAACTGGACGCCGAACTCGCGTTCTTCCCCGGCGCCGCCCCCCTCCGCGCCCTGGTCGCCGAACGGCACGGCGAGCCCGTCCCGGCCGTCCCGGACGGCACGACGATCGCGGGCTTCCTCACCGAGCACGCCGCCGCCCTGGCCGCCGACCCGTGGACCGACCGCTGGCCCGCCGTCCTCGCCGACGTCCGCCTGGCCCGCCCCGCCGACGACGGGCTGGCGGCGATGGACGCCGCAGGCGACGTGCTCCCCCTGCGCACACCCGACCCCTGGCCGCTCCTCGCGGTCTCGGGCGGCGAACCCGTCACCCTCGCCGGCGAATGGACCCCGCGCGGCCTGCACCCCCTCGCGGCCTGGCACCCGACCGAAGGCCCGGTGATCCTGTGA
- a CDS encoding M50 family metallopeptidase — MDVGAHLSLGDGNDGGLWDRLTGTQDAPSWWLVALVGLVALAAVLHGRSWRVARNVVTIAHEGGHALIALVTGRKLDGIKLHSDTSGVTVSRGKPHGPGMVFTAMAGYLTPPLLGLLFAALLAGGRVTLMLWFSLALLGGMLVMIRNVYGAVSVLVTGAVIFLVSWQTGPQVQAAFAYLAAWFLLLAGTRPVVELQRMRARRMAPSSDADQLAHLTGVPGLTWVSLFFVVALGSLGVGALLLVPADLPFG; from the coding sequence GTGGACGTGGGCGCGCATCTCAGCTTGGGCGACGGGAACGACGGAGGCCTGTGGGACCGGTTGACCGGGACCCAGGACGCGCCGTCGTGGTGGCTCGTCGCGCTGGTCGGCCTGGTGGCGCTCGCCGCCGTCCTGCACGGCCGGTCCTGGCGCGTCGCCCGCAACGTCGTGACGATCGCGCACGAGGGCGGCCACGCGCTGATCGCCCTGGTCACGGGCCGGAAGCTGGACGGCATCAAACTGCACTCCGACACGTCGGGCGTCACCGTGTCGCGCGGGAAGCCGCACGGCCCCGGCATGGTGTTCACCGCGATGGCCGGGTACCTGACGCCGCCGCTGCTCGGCCTGCTGTTCGCCGCCCTGCTCGCGGGCGGGCGCGTCACGCTCATGCTGTGGTTCTCGCTGGCGCTGCTCGGCGGGATGCTCGTGATGATCCGCAACGTCTACGGCGCGGTGTCCGTGCTGGTCACGGGCGCGGTGATCTTCCTGGTGTCGTGGCAGACCGGGCCGCAGGTGCAGGCCGCGTTCGCCTACCTCGCCGCGTGGTTCCTGCTGCTCGCCGGGACGCGTCCGGTCGTCGAACTCCAGCGGATGCGCGCGCGGCGCATGGCGCCGTCGTCGGACGCCGACCAGCTCGCCCACCTCACCGGCGTCCCGGGGCTCACGTGGGTGTCGCTGTTCTTCGTCGTCGCGCTCGGGTCGCTCGGGGTCGGCGCGCTGCTGCTCGTCCCCGCCGACCTGCCGTTCGGCTGA